From a single Deinococcus humi genomic region:
- a CDS encoding 4-(cytidine 5'-diphospho)-2-C-methyl-D-erythritol kinase gives MSLTHSVLPHKTYLAPAKVNLGLSVRDSRADGYHELHTLIVPLSVGDDLDIAPADTLTLEVQSVNGLDVDLPNDDRNLVYRAARAYLDAAGVEAGAAITLHKRLPLASGLGGGSSDAATTLMALARLYPSAVSLPELALSLGADVPFFLLGQAAVAEGVGELLVTVPVPRTALVLVNPGVEVSARDAYAWLDDEESFTPALDVGAILAALGGERDVPYHNALQDCVSARHTPVREALEALSDAGLRSPLMSGSGSTCFALAFNDEQAYDAARAIASAHPEWWVQAAQTL, from the coding sequence GTGAGCCTCACCCACAGTGTCCTGCCCCACAAGACCTATCTGGCCCCGGCCAAGGTCAATCTCGGCCTCAGCGTGCGCGACTCGCGCGCCGATGGCTATCATGAACTGCACACGCTGATTGTGCCGCTCTCGGTAGGAGACGACCTGGACATCGCTCCGGCGGACACCCTGACGCTGGAGGTGCAGTCGGTCAATGGGCTGGACGTGGACCTGCCCAACGATGACCGTAATCTGGTCTACCGCGCCGCCCGCGCCTACCTGGACGCGGCGGGGGTGGAGGCGGGCGCGGCCATCACCCTGCACAAGCGCCTGCCGCTGGCCTCCGGTCTGGGCGGTGGCAGCAGCGACGCGGCCACCACGCTGATGGCGCTGGCGCGACTGTATCCCTCCGCCGTCTCGCTGCCCGAACTGGCGCTGAGCCTGGGTGCGGACGTGCCGTTTTTTCTGCTGGGGCAGGCCGCCGTCGCAGAGGGCGTCGGCGAACTGCTGGTGACTGTGCCGGTTCCCCGCACCGCCCTGGTCCTGGTCAATCCGGGCGTGGAGGTCAGTGCTCGCGACGCCTACGCCTGGCTGGACGACGAGGAGAGCTTTACCCCGGCCCTGGACGTGGGCGCGATCCTGGCCGCGCTGGGCGGCGAGCGTGACGTGCCGTACCACAATGCGCTGCAGGACTGTGTCAGCGCCCGCCACACTCCCGTGCGGGAAGCCCTGGAGGCGCTGTCGGATGCGGGGCTGCGCTCTCCACTGATGAGCGGCTCGGGCAGCACCTGCTTTGCGCTCGCTTTCAATGATGAACAGGCCTACGACGCCGCGCGGGCCATTGCCTCGGCGCATCCGGAGTGGTGGGTTCAGGCCGCCCAGACGCTGTAG
- a CDS encoding endo alpha-1,4 polygalactosaminidase, with protein sequence MRNPFPGVLALSIVLTACGQSVSPVSGNMVAQPAPPSVPAVRLPEQATGPADSASTIKLPPAGEVAWDWQIGASSDTDIRVAPDVKLIDLDGFEVSAARIAELRRLGVYTVCYIDAGSYEPGRPDSERYPAYLKIQQDPDWPAEYFLDVTDVFRPNSVLAGILTDRMRMCRDKGFDALEPDNLQNDENVRGGLITTQQQIDFNGWVADQAHALGLAVFQKNGPDKILLKDRTGRMMVEKFDGILNEECQPFNECGAIAEYTRRGKLALNVEYRRGAALNCTLMAQLGVNALKKDRNLAGATMSGYLRETCG encoded by the coding sequence ATGCGAAACCCTTTTCCAGGAGTGCTGGCCCTGTCCATCGTTCTGACCGCCTGTGGGCAGAGCGTTTCACCTGTTTCGGGGAACATGGTGGCCCAGCCCGCTCCCCCCTCAGTTCCTGCCGTGCGCTTGCCGGAACAGGCCACGGGACCGGCCGACAGCGCCAGCACGATCAAGCTGCCGCCTGCGGGCGAGGTGGCGTGGGACTGGCAGATCGGGGCGTCCAGCGACACTGACATCAGGGTGGCCCCAGACGTCAAGCTGATTGATCTCGACGGCTTCGAGGTCTCGGCAGCCAGGATCGCGGAACTCAGGAGGCTGGGCGTGTACACGGTCTGTTACATCGATGCGGGCAGTTACGAACCGGGCCGCCCCGATTCTGAGCGCTACCCGGCTTACCTCAAAATTCAGCAGGACCCCGACTGGCCAGCAGAATACTTCCTGGATGTCACGGACGTCTTCAGGCCCAACTCGGTGCTGGCCGGCATCCTGACCGACCGCATGAGAATGTGCCGGGACAAGGGCTTCGACGCGCTGGAGCCGGACAACCTGCAAAACGACGAGAATGTTCGCGGGGGACTGATCACCACCCAGCAGCAGATCGACTTCAACGGTTGGGTCGCCGATCAGGCGCACGCTCTGGGACTGGCTGTATTCCAGAAAAACGGTCCCGACAAGATTCTGCTCAAGGACCGCACCGGCAGAATGATGGTGGAGAAGTTTGACGGCATCCTGAACGAAGAATGCCAGCCGTTCAACGAGTGCGGTGCGATCGCTGAATACACCCGCCGGGGCAAGCTGGCCCTGAACGTGGAATACCGCCGTGGGGCAGCCCTGAACTGCACGCTGATGGCCCAACTTGGCGTTAATGCCCTTAAAAAGGACCGGAATCTCGCCGGCGCGACAATGAGCGGTTACCTGCGCGAAACCTGCGGCTGA
- a CDS encoding UbiX family flavin prenyltransferase codes for MRLVVGVSGGSGIPYARAVLRALHDLRVETHLVVSSGAKRVMGAEGGPQLTDLTVHAAHVHDDRDLAASIASGSYRTDGMLVIPCSAGTLAKIAHGFADNLLSRAAHVTLKERRPLVLVLREDPLPRPTLQNMLAAHDAGATVMTASPGFYHAPKDVDELLHFVTARVLDQFGLETGGFRRWREDGS; via the coding sequence TTGAGGCTGGTGGTGGGGGTCTCCGGCGGCAGCGGCATTCCTTACGCGCGGGCGGTATTGCGGGCGCTGCATGACCTGAGGGTGGAAACCCATCTGGTGGTCAGCAGCGGCGCGAAACGGGTGATGGGTGCCGAGGGCGGGCCGCAACTGACTGACCTGACCGTGCACGCGGCTCATGTCCACGACGATCGCGATCTGGCCGCCAGCATCGCGAGTGGCTCGTACCGCACCGACGGCATGCTGGTCATTCCGTGCAGTGCGGGCACCCTGGCCAAAATCGCCCACGGCTTTGCCGACAATCTGCTGTCGCGGGCCGCGCACGTGACCCTCAAGGAGCGCCGTCCCCTCGTGCTGGTCCTGCGCGAGGACCCGCTGCCCCGGCCCACGCTGCAGAACATGCTGGCCGCCCACGACGCAGGGGCCACCGTCATGACGGCCAGCCCCGGCTTCTACCACGCGCCAAAAGACGTGGACGAACTGCTGCATTTCGTGACTGCCCGCGTGCTCGACCAGTTTGGCCTGGAGACGGGCGGCTTCCGGCGCTGGCGCGAGGACGGGTCTTGA
- a CDS encoding GAF domain-containing protein has protein sequence MRATWGQIPQTPSVQDVVFQGLPLWTPSIWALEVSPGLLFFDDTTIPCETLGFHEVGVASMAASPVHARDGELLGAFLMYTATPHVWSTEEAAIFSLVTGTIG, from the coding sequence GTGCGCGCCACCTGGGGTCAGATACCACAGACGCCCAGCGTGCAGGACGTCGTGTTTCAGGGCCTGCCGCTATGGACCCCTAGCATATGGGCTCTGGAGGTCAGTCCCGGCCTTCTGTTCTTCGACGACACCACCATTCCCTGCGAGACCCTGGGCTTCCATGAGGTGGGCGTCGCCAGCATGGCCGCCTCGCCGGTGCACGCCAGGGACGGCGAACTGCTGGGCGCTTTCCTGATGTACACCGCCACGCCGCACGTCTGGAGCACTGAGGAGGCAGCCATCTTCAGTCTGGTGACCGGGACTATTGGCTAG
- the ispD gene encoding 2-C-methyl-D-erythritol 4-phosphate cytidylyltransferase: protein MTRACLLSGTTAALIPAAGNGTRLGLGHKAFVEVGGLSLLARSVAALAPHVDEVLVALPDGTELPPGLDARAIGGGETRQESVRRLLRATVADTVLIHDAARPFLSADIIYALLEAVAETGAATVALPMADSLVNAEESDMWGAAVSREGIWAVQTPQGFRRELLLRAHAQAAADGYAATDDAGLVARQGLVVRLVRGDARLFKVTTPGDLALAQGLAQMWDAQVGESNGPA, encoded by the coding sequence TTGACCCGTGCGTGTCTGCTGTCGGGCACCACGGCGGCCCTGATTCCTGCTGCAGGCAACGGCACCCGCCTGGGCCTGGGTCACAAGGCGTTTGTGGAGGTGGGCGGTCTGTCCCTGCTGGCCCGCAGCGTCGCCGCCCTGGCCCCACACGTGGACGAGGTGCTGGTGGCCCTGCCGGACGGCACGGAGCTGCCCCCTGGCCTGGACGCCCGCGCCATCGGCGGCGGTGAGACCCGCCAGGAGAGTGTGCGTCGCCTGCTGCGCGCAACTGTGGCGGACACCGTGCTGATCCACGACGCCGCCCGCCCTTTCCTGTCCGCCGACATCATTTACGCACTGCTAGAGGCCGTGGCGGAAACGGGAGCGGCGACGGTGGCCCTCCCGATGGCCGACAGTCTGGTCAATGCTGAGGAGAGCGATATGTGGGGTGCCGCGGTCTCACGCGAGGGGATATGGGCGGTGCAGACACCGCAGGGCTTTCGCCGCGAACTGCTGCTCCGGGCACACGCTCAGGCTGCTGCCGACGGTTACGCCGCCACCGACGACGCCGGACTGGTGGCGCGGCAAGGTCTGGTGGTGCGGCTGGTGCGCGGCGACGCCCGGCTGTTCAAGGTCACCACGCCCGGCGATCTGGCGCTGGCCCAGGGGTTGGCCCAGATGTGGGACGCCCAGGTGGGCGAGAGTAACGGCCCAGCATGA
- a CDS encoding sugar-binding protein, with product MKKRCWSALLLSLLVGAASAQTTPAPAAPAPAHTGPGSYGGTVSGMDLMDVDLMFIGAHPDDDGGVGGILARYLLDGGYKGTVVTLTGGEGGGNATGRETGPALGLIRQEEERRSLAMLGVDSPHFLGLRDFYFTLSAEETLEKWGGPAFVCDVVRLVRIRRPEVIVTMWPGPGTHGQHQQAARTATLAYNSAGDPAFCPEQLKEGIEPFTPLKLYYYPNNAEDATVKIPTDDVSRTARIRYADLKNIAQYNYRSQGWDTFSSLPAKTASPESFMLVASRVPTPAQETSLLSGALTPSGSSPAGVRLEVQPSAYDIGAGQATPVTVKLTNTTDQPMTGVTLALNAPTGWTVSAAPAAKTLKPGETASATFQVTAPAGAAAERSEVISSYRAQQDGQAITGRADNFVRPLPAVVATFAPTFDVAAYQDFARQTGTDWVIGSLPTRLALALGQKTPVNVTVTNRSKAAVNGKLDLKLPTGITLSGDTSYQLAAGQSKTLTLQMEAVAAALPAGRQSALLPVSLSTGNFTDTANAYVLPTLTIPRLSKAPTIDGDLADMGAGANGEIGPENLWWRAKPDNAADASASFKLGYDDTYLYVGMNVKDELVACNIAPDDIKAQLRSDAIGVTVDPSGSSRDTGTTMQAAAFPCTTQGFGARGFRDADANQGVMEETAPGMQVASKKVDGGYTIEFRLPWAAMPKVPKPGDTIGLNLVMYDGDQADARVGANISQSGLAWASFSWGGKQALPYLWPRVTLGK from the coding sequence ATGAAGAAACGTTGTTGGTCCGCCCTGCTCCTCTCCCTCCTCGTCGGCGCTGCCAGCGCGCAGACCACGCCGGCACCCGCCGCCCCCGCGCCCGCCCACACTGGTCCCGGTTCTTACGGCGGCACCGTCAGCGGCATGGACCTGATGGATGTGGACCTGATGTTCATCGGCGCCCACCCCGACGACGACGGCGGCGTGGGCGGCATACTGGCCCGCTACCTGCTGGACGGCGGCTACAAGGGCACGGTGGTCACCCTCACGGGGGGTGAGGGCGGCGGCAATGCCACTGGTCGTGAAACTGGTCCCGCCCTGGGCCTAATCCGCCAGGAAGAGGAACGCCGCTCGCTGGCGATGCTGGGCGTGGACAGCCCACATTTTCTGGGCCTGCGCGACTTCTACTTCACGCTGTCCGCCGAGGAAACGCTTGAAAAATGGGGGGGACCCGCCTTCGTGTGCGACGTGGTCCGGTTGGTCCGCATCCGCCGCCCAGAAGTGATCGTGACCATGTGGCCTGGCCCCGGCACGCACGGTCAGCACCAGCAGGCCGCCCGCACCGCCACACTGGCCTACAACTCGGCGGGTGATCCGGCGTTCTGTCCCGAGCAGCTCAAGGAAGGCATCGAGCCCTTCACTCCCCTGAAGCTGTACTACTACCCCAACAACGCTGAAGACGCCACCGTCAAGATTCCCACAGACGATGTGTCGCGCACCGCCCGGATTCGCTATGCGGACCTCAAAAACATCGCGCAGTACAACTACCGCTCGCAGGGCTGGGACACCTTCTCGTCCTTGCCCGCCAAGACGGCCAGCCCCGAATCGTTCATGCTGGTGGCCTCGCGCGTGCCCACACCTGCCCAGGAAACCTCGCTGCTGAGTGGAGCGCTGACGCCCAGCGGTTCCTCGCCTGCCGGGGTGAGGCTGGAAGTGCAGCCCAGCGCCTACGACATCGGTGCGGGACAGGCCACTCCTGTTACGGTCAAACTGACCAACACCACCGATCAGCCCATGACCGGCGTAACCCTGGCGCTGAACGCCCCAACAGGCTGGACGGTGTCGGCGGCCCCGGCAGCCAAAACCCTCAAGCCCGGCGAGACGGCCAGCGCTACCTTCCAAGTCACGGCCCCGGCGGGAGCTGCCGCCGAGCGCAGTGAGGTGATTAGCAGCTACCGTGCCCAGCAGGACGGGCAGGCCATCACGGGCCGCGCCGACAACTTCGTGCGCCCGCTGCCTGCTGTCGTCGCCACGTTCGCCCCCACGTTCGACGTGGCGGCGTACCAGGACTTCGCGCGGCAGACCGGCACCGACTGGGTCATCGGCTCGCTGCCTACCCGCCTTGCCCTGGCCCTGGGTCAGAAGACCCCGGTGAATGTGACCGTGACCAACCGCAGCAAGGCCGCCGTGAACGGCAAGCTGGATCTGAAGCTGCCCACAGGCATCACGCTGTCGGGCGACACCAGTTACCAGCTGGCCGCCGGTCAGAGCAAGACATTGACCTTGCAGATGGAAGCCGTCGCCGCCGCGCTGCCCGCCGGACGCCAGAGTGCGCTGCTGCCGGTCAGCCTCAGCACCGGCAACTTCACAGACACGGCCAACGCCTATGTGCTGCCCACCCTGACCATCCCGCGCCTGAGCAAGGCGCCCACCATTGACGGCGATCTGGCTGACATGGGGGCTGGAGCCAACGGTGAGATCGGGCCGGAGAACCTGTGGTGGCGGGCCAAACCTGACAATGCGGCGGACGCCAGCGCCAGCTTCAAGCTCGGCTACGACGACACCTATCTCTACGTGGGCATGAATGTCAAGGACGAGTTGGTGGCCTGTAACATCGCCCCAGACGACATCAAGGCCCAGTTGCGCTCGGACGCGATTGGCGTGACGGTGGACCCCAGCGGCAGCAGCCGCGACACCGGCACTACCATGCAGGCCGCCGCCTTCCCCTGCACCACGCAGGGCTTCGGTGCGCGCGGCTTCCGCGACGCCGACGCCAATCAGGGCGTGATGGAGGAAACGGCCCCCGGCATGCAAGTGGCGTCCAAGAAGGTGGACGGCGGCTACACCATTGAGTTCCGTCTGCCCTGGGCAGCCATGCCCAAGGTGCCCAAACCCGGCGACACGATTGGCCTGAACCTGGTGATGTATGACGGTGATCAGGCAGACGCCCGCGTGGGCGCGAACATCAGCCAGAGCGGGCTGGCGTGGGCCTCGTTCTCGTGGGGCGGCAAGCAGGCGCTACCGTACCTGTGGCCGCGCGTGACGCTGGGCAAGTAA
- a CDS encoding ROK family transcriptional regulator: MGQPRELRRLNRRAITQLLFMEAGLTRPQLADRTGLSKVTVNVVVQELLNHGIARLSISPDQGVGRTPHRVELQPQVGTVLAIDLQPTELHAHLGSLAGREAETRACRCAEADLTKTLLDVIGQALVECVHGPLRHVLIGLPAPVDPQGRVREPNVTYHLDVQQVTLFLENAGVTYAFANDANLVALAATRETPSWSHVAVLIERPSGTGMGLLLNGQLYRGMHGRAGEIGRARWPTPHGAAPLEGLPSSERLEATAFMLAGLVHTLDLQHVVLGLPQDRAFALQEKLSELLDLSITTHLIPDVDDMVLRGAALLAREQAHGHLLARVEDLGGDNTDVA, encoded by the coding sequence ATGGGTCAGCCGCGTGAGCTCCGGCGTCTCAATCGCCGTGCCATCACACAATTGCTGTTTATGGAGGCCGGCCTGACCCGTCCACAACTGGCCGACCGGACCGGGCTCTCCAAAGTCACCGTCAATGTGGTGGTGCAGGAACTGCTCAATCATGGGATTGCCCGACTGTCCATCTCGCCCGACCAGGGCGTGGGGCGCACCCCCCACCGGGTGGAACTACAACCACAGGTTGGAACGGTCCTGGCCATCGATCTTCAGCCCACCGAGCTTCACGCACATCTGGGCAGTCTGGCCGGGAGGGAAGCCGAAACGAGGGCTTGCCGCTGCGCCGAAGCTGATCTCACAAAGACCCTGCTGGACGTGATCGGCCAGGCCCTTGTCGAGTGCGTTCACGGGCCACTCAGACACGTCCTGATCGGGCTTCCGGCACCGGTTGATCCACAGGGACGCGTCCGGGAACCCAATGTGACCTATCACCTGGACGTGCAGCAGGTCACCCTGTTTCTGGAAAACGCTGGAGTGACGTACGCCTTTGCGAACGACGCGAATCTCGTCGCGCTGGCGGCCACCCGCGAGACTCCCAGCTGGAGTCACGTGGCTGTCCTGATTGAGCGGCCCAGCGGCACGGGCATGGGTCTGCTGCTGAACGGTCAGCTCTACCGGGGGATGCATGGCCGCGCCGGAGAGATTGGCCGCGCGCGCTGGCCCACCCCGCACGGCGCGGCGCCGTTGGAAGGTCTGCCCAGCTCCGAGCGTCTGGAGGCCACGGCGTTCATGCTGGCCGGGCTGGTACATACCCTGGACCTGCAACATGTGGTGTTGGGCCTGCCACAGGATCGAGCCTTCGCCCTGCAGGAAAAATTGAGCGAGTTGCTGGACCTGTCAATCACCACCCACCTGATCCCGGATGTGGATGACATGGTGCTGCGCGGCGCGGCGCTGCTGGCCCGTGAACAGGCTCACGGACATCTTCTGGCGCGCGTGGAAGACCTGGGGGGAGACAACACCGATGTGGCATGA
- a CDS encoding SIR2 family NAD-dependent protein deacylase: protein MNLSQARAALSDARRVAVLTGAGISAESGIPTFRDAQTGHWARFKPEDLASPEAYFRDPALVWEWYAGRYRDVMAATPNTGHTLLAQLERQKADGFFLATQNVDGLHARAGSERLVELHGNLTTARCEVCGHIEDLPSPQDFTPPPVCSRCGGRMRPNIVWFGEFLPEQALQASADAFAAADVALVIGTSGVVYPAAGLAFETLERGGTVIEINPDETELTPHLSFSLRDTASKGLATLTEED from the coding sequence ATGAACCTGTCTCAGGCCCGAGCCGCCCTGTCCGACGCCCGGCGCGTGGCCGTCCTCACGGGAGCGGGCATCAGTGCCGAGAGCGGCATTCCCACCTTCCGCGACGCGCAGACCGGACACTGGGCACGTTTTAAACCCGAGGACCTGGCCAGTCCGGAGGCGTATTTCCGCGATCCCGCCCTGGTCTGGGAGTGGTACGCGGGCCGTTACCGCGACGTGATGGCCGCCACACCAAACACCGGGCATACGTTGCTGGCGCAGCTGGAACGTCAGAAGGCGGACGGCTTTTTTCTGGCCACGCAGAATGTGGATGGTCTGCACGCCCGCGCGGGAAGCGAGCGGCTGGTGGAACTGCATGGCAACCTGACCACCGCCCGCTGCGAGGTCTGCGGCCACATCGAAGACCTGCCCTCCCCGCAGGACTTCACTCCGCCGCCCGTCTGCTCCAGATGTGGCGGGAGGATGCGCCCCAACATCGTGTGGTTTGGTGAATTCCTGCCCGAACAGGCGCTGCAGGCGTCAGCCGATGCTTTCGCCGCTGCCGACGTGGCTTTAGTCATTGGCACCAGCGGCGTGGTGTACCCGGCGGCAGGGCTGGCCTTCGAGACGCTCGAACGCGGCGGCACGGTCATCGAGATCAACCCCGACGAAACCGAATTGACCCCCCATCTGAGCTTCAGTCTGCGCGACACGGCGTCGAAAGGGCTGGCAACGCTAACCGAAGAAGATTGA
- a CDS encoding sensor domain-containing diguanylate cyclase, protein MPRPETTLLVRYHHLIQVLASLARSSHEVEAVVQAVHQQVGNLFPAQITLLALRQTDGAWLWEMYERERRYTHAIPFCPDGIVESVLHGQALFVPDIFAYLKEHPSCAQRLVGHDGVLLDFDDHAEQPQQTALSMLCVPLEVRGERAGVLSIQSYALNAFDNTDLEFLQLLAQHVSIALENAALREEMKRLTRTDTLTGLHNRRAFYHDVPLCLEKARQQGRELGLIMLDVHEFKQVNDRFGHTTGDLVLATVGRILAQVFPAPDAAFRLSGDEFALLVWEPGTRLKDLTTRLTHALRAADWPPGPGPICLQGGLALPPGRDLDEWLSLADARMYRAKRQRMVGNQVDWGLDFGDSDLSNLLQ, encoded by the coding sequence ATGCCGAGACCCGAGACAACCTTGCTCGTCCGCTATCACCACCTGATCCAGGTGCTGGCCTCCCTGGCCCGCAGCAGCCACGAGGTGGAGGCAGTGGTGCAGGCGGTCCACCAGCAGGTCGGCAACCTCTTTCCGGCTCAGATCACGCTACTGGCGTTGCGGCAGACCGACGGCGCCTGGTTATGGGAAATGTACGAGCGAGAGCGGCGCTACACCCATGCCATCCCATTTTGCCCGGATGGCATTGTCGAGAGCGTGCTGCACGGCCAGGCTCTGTTCGTGCCTGACATCTTCGCGTACCTGAAGGAACACCCCTCCTGCGCCCAGCGGCTGGTGGGCCACGACGGGGTGCTCCTGGACTTTGACGACCATGCTGAGCAACCGCAGCAGACTGCGCTGTCGATGCTGTGCGTACCGCTGGAAGTCAGGGGCGAGCGGGCAGGCGTGCTGTCCATCCAGAGCTATGCGTTGAATGCCTTCGACAATACTGATCTGGAGTTTTTACAGCTTCTGGCACAGCATGTCTCCATTGCGCTGGAGAACGCGGCCCTACGTGAGGAGATGAAACGTCTGACCCGGACCGACACCCTCACGGGCTTGCACAACCGCCGCGCCTTTTACCACGATGTGCCGCTCTGCCTGGAAAAGGCCCGCCAACAGGGGCGAGAGCTGGGGCTGATCATGCTCGACGTCCACGAATTCAAGCAGGTCAACGATAGGTTCGGACACACGACGGGCGATCTGGTGCTGGCGACCGTGGGACGCATTCTAGCGCAGGTATTCCCCGCGCCGGACGCCGCATTCCGCCTGAGCGGCGACGAATTCGCCCTTTTGGTCTGGGAGCCGGGGACACGCCTGAAGGACCTGACCACGCGCCTGACCCACGCCCTGCGCGCTGCCGACTGGCCCCCCGGCCCCGGCCCGATCTGCCTGCAGGGGGGCCTAGCGCTGCCGCCGGGCAGGGACCTCGACGAGTGGCTGTCGCTGGCCGACGCTCGGATGTACCGGGCCAAGCGGCAGCGCATGGTGGGTAACCAGGTCGACTGGGGACTAGATTTTGGGGATTCAGATCTTTCCAATCTTCTGCAATGA
- a CDS encoding HD-GYP domain-containing protein, giving the protein MGLALEVRDGETKGHTDRVTALALRLARALRWGAYLHDIGKIAIPDTVLLKPGSLDAYEWAVMRSHVLEGLRFAQTLGFLPQAALEVVADHHERWDGQGYPADKAGHEISLAGRLFALCDVYNALTSERPYKAAWSPRAALAEIEAQAGRHFDPELTQLFVQVIGVHQALSH; this is encoded by the coding sequence ATGGGTCTGGCGCTCGAGGTCCGTGACGGTGAGACCAAGGGCCATACGGACCGGGTGACCGCCCTGGCCCTGCGTCTGGCCCGGGCGCTGCGCTGGGGCGCGTACTTGCACGACATCGGGAAAATCGCCATTCCCGACACGGTCCTGCTCAAGCCCGGTTCACTGGACGCCTACGAATGGGCGGTGATGCGCTCCCATGTCCTTGAGGGACTGCGCTTCGCCCAGACGCTAGGCTTTCTGCCGCAGGCGGCGCTGGAAGTGGTGGCCGATCACCACGAACGCTGGGACGGCCAGGGCTATCCGGCGGACAAGGCGGGCCATGAGATCAGTCTGGCGGGCCGGCTGTTCGCGCTCTGTGACGTGTATAACGCCCTCACCAGCGAGCGGCCCTACAAGGCGGCGTGGTCCCCCCGCGCGGCCCTGGCCGAGATTGAGGCGCAGGCGGGGAGGCATTTCGATCCTGAGTTGACCCAATTGTTCGTGCAGGTGATCGGCGTGCATCAGGCCCTCTCTCATTAA
- a CDS encoding argininosuccinate lyase: MKTVLQPDYDYASEHLLPHLFDALSAHALMLSGCGVAHADEAARLLRELRRQPFPAYDPSVEDVFFTLDRELATRDSDAAGALRTALSRNDLDMTIYRLSARLRLMRAMERVLRLRRTLLNLAAREIDTVIVAYTHHQPAQPTTLAHYLTAVENVLARDTVRMQCAMTHLNLSPMGAVALGGTSFPIDRTRTAALLAFDRPIENTYDAVSASDWQVEIASVITVVSTTLSRVLYDLLFWASRGLLSLEDGLVQGSSVMPQKRNPVALEHARTKFSKAIGVTQSVIISSHNVPFGDINDPGPDMQPPLTSMWHDFRDGLELLITSLTNPVLNREEWLREAQQGESVVTELADVIARNTGCGFRDAHAHVKALLAHLHSQGRTVSALTAADLEAVGLNLPQTEVQSALNPAEFIARRTTFGGPAPSVMAGEITAAHERLGTDTSHHDSLTTRFAAARTHLEGGPL, from the coding sequence TTGAAAACCGTTCTGCAACCCGATTACGACTATGCCAGCGAGCATCTGCTGCCCCACCTCTTCGATGCCCTGAGCGCCCACGCCCTGATGCTGAGCGGCTGCGGCGTGGCGCACGCGGACGAGGCCGCCCGCTTGCTGCGCGAGCTTCGCCGTCAGCCCTTCCCGGCTTACGACCCCAGCGTCGAAGATGTGTTCTTCACGCTGGACCGCGAACTGGCGACCCGGGATAGCGATGCGGCAGGGGCACTCCGGACGGCACTGTCGCGCAACGACCTGGACATGACCATCTACCGCCTGAGCGCCCGTCTGCGCCTGATGCGGGCCATGGAGCGGGTGCTGCGGCTGCGGCGCACCCTGTTGAATCTCGCCGCCCGTGAGATCGACACCGTGATCGTGGCGTACACCCATCACCAGCCCGCCCAGCCCACCACGCTGGCGCACTACCTGACGGCGGTGGAGAACGTACTGGCGCGCGACACCGTGCGAATGCAGTGCGCCATGACCCACCTGAACCTCAGCCCGATGGGCGCGGTGGCGCTGGGCGGCACCAGCTTTCCAATTGACCGGACGCGCACGGCGGCGCTGCTGGCCTTTGATCGGCCGATCGAGAACACCTACGACGCCGTGAGCGCCAGCGACTGGCAGGTGGAAATCGCCAGTGTGATCACGGTGGTCTCTACCACGCTGTCGCGGGTGCTGTACGACCTGCTGTTCTGGGCCTCACGCGGGCTGCTGTCGCTGGAGGACGGGCTGGTGCAGGGTAGCAGCGTGATGCCGCAGAAACGCAACCCGGTGGCGTTGGAACACGCCCGGACCAAGTTCAGTAAAGCCATCGGCGTGACGCAGAGCGTCATCATTTCCAGCCACAACGTGCCCTTTGGGGACATCAACGATCCCGGCCCGGACATGCAGCCGCCGCTGACCAGCATGTGGCACGACTTCCGCGACGGCCTGGAATTGCTCATCACCTCGCTGACCAACCCGGTCCTCAACCGGGAGGAATGGCTGCGGGAGGCGCAGCAGGGCGAATCGGTGGTCACCGAGTTGGCCGACGTGATCGCCCGTAATACGGGGTGCGGGTTCCGGGACGCGCACGCCCACGTCAAGGCGCTGCTGGCACACCTGCACAGTCAGGGCCGCACCGTCAGCGCCCTGACCGCCGCCGATCTTGAGGCGGTGGGCCTGAACCTGCCCCAGACCGAGGTGCAAAGTGCCCTGAACCCAGCGGAATTCATCGCCCGTCGCACCACCTTTGGCGGCCCCGCCCCCTCGGTCATGGCCGGGGAAATCACGGCGGCCCACGAACGCCTGGGTACCGATACCAGTCACCACGACAGCCTCACCACCCGTTTTGCAGCCGCCCGCACGCACCTTGAAGGAGGTCCGTTATGA